The Oncorhynchus tshawytscha isolate Ot180627B linkage group LG32, Otsh_v2.0, whole genome shotgun sequence genome includes a region encoding these proteins:
- the LOC112230316 gene encoding zinc finger protein RFP, translated as MVRKIRELIEVECKHILSYLQSFFYTAALLGPELRREQCPHRHIHTYKRRYGISSSLLSEEQFQCSICLDVFTDPVSIPCGHNFCKACIKGYWDSTGLFQCPLCKQIFHIRPEPDVNRTLRGVAELFKGLIVRDREDFATEPGEVVCDVCTGKKRKALRSCLVCLTSYCESHLEPHQIAPALKRHQLINPVKNLEDRMCKKHNKLLELFCRTDQICMCQFCSETDHKAHNSVPLEEECDQRKAQLAKTEAQVKQMIQERLQKVKEIKHSVDLSKKHTEREISGKVQIFTALVHSIDKCKAEFICVIEQKQEASEKCAKGIIKELEQEITELKRISSELGQLTHTKDHLQLLQSSPSWCLPVKAKGWSEISVQSHLHMGYMKRVVSQLGDKLTSEVKRFRNEMENELKKLCEAEMKILQYAVDVTLDPDTAYPELILSVDGKQVRCGDQSQNLSNNPKRFTYIYSVLGKEGFSSGKFYYEVQVKGKTEWDLGVATESINRQGWLPLSIEDGVWTLGLSTNNYYEANDPKVQLSLKKKPQKVGVFVDYEEGRVSIYDVDATARSHICSFTGHKFREKLYPYFHCGYPDGERNIAPLVISPVSHMTGPVLH; from the exons ATGGTACGGAAGATCAGAGAGTTGATAGAAGTGGAATGTAAACACATATTGTCTTATCTTCAGAGTTTCTTTTACACAGCTGCACTACTAGGACCAGAGTTGCGGAGAGAGCAGTGTCCACACAGACACATTCATACATACAAGCGAAG ATATGGCATCTCCAGCAGTCTCCTGTCTGAAGAGCAGTTCCAGTGCTCTATCTGTCTGGATGTGTTCACTGACCCAGTCTCCATCCCATGTGGACACAACTTCTGCAAGGCCTGTATCAAAGGATACTGGGATAGCACAGGCCTGTTCCAGTGTCCCCTGTGTAAGCAGATATTCCACATAAGACCTGAACCGGATGTCAACAGAACACTTAGAGGAGTTGCAGAACTTTTTAAGGGATtgatagtgagagacagagaggatttTGCTACAGAGCCTGGAGAAGTGGTCTGTGATGTCTGCACTGGCAAGAAGCGCAAGGCTCTGAGGTCCTGCCTGGTTTGTCTGACCTCGTACTGTGAGTCTCATCTGGAGCCTCATCAAATAGCCCCAGCCCTGAAGAGACACCAACTGATCAACCCTGTAAAGAACCTTGAAGACAGGATGTGTAAGAAGCACAACAAACTCCTTGAGCTGTTCTGTAGGACTGACCAGATATGTATGTGTCAGTTCTGCTCTGAGACTGACCACAAGGCTCATAACAGCGTACCTCTGGAAGAAGAATGTGACCAAAGGAAGGCTCAGCTTGCGAAGACAGAGGCACAAGTGAAGCAGATGATTCAGGAGCGACTGCAGAAGGTTAAGGAGATCAAACACTCAGTAGATCTCAGCAAAAAACACACTGAGAGGGAGATATCTGGCAAAGTACAGATCTTCACCGCTCTAGTTCACTCCATTGATAAATGTAAGGCTGAGTTCATTTGTGTGATTGAGCAGAAGCAAGAAGCTTCAGAGAAGTGTGCTAAAGGTATCATTAAAGAACTGGAGCAAGAAATCACTGAACTGAAGAGGATAAGCTCTGAGCTGGGGCAGCTCACACACACCAAGGACCATCTCCAACTCCTCCAGAGCTCCCCATCCTGGTGTCTCCCTGTAAAGGCCAAGGGCTGGTCGGAGATCAGTGTTCAAAGCCACCTGCACATGGGGTACATGAAGAGAGTTGTATCTCAGCTGGGAGACAAACTGACGAGTGAGGTAAAGAGATTTCGTAATGAGATGGAGAATGAGCTGAAGAAGTTGTGTGAAGCTGAGATGAAGATTCTGCAGTATGCAGTGGATGTGACTCTGGACCCTGACACAGCATATCCTGAACTAATCCTGTCCGTGGATGGGAAGCAAGTGAGGTGTGGGGACCAATCACAGAATCTCTCAAATAACCCAAAGAGGTTTACTTATATATACAGTGTCCTGGGGAAGGAGGGCTTCTCCTCAGGGAAATTTTACTATGAGGTACAGGTGAAGGGCAAGACTGAATGGGATTTAGGAGTGGCCACAGAATCCATCAATAGGCAGGGGTGGTTACCGCTGAGCATTGAGGATGGAGTCTGGACTTTGGGGCTGAGCACAAATAATTACTATGAGGCTAATGACCCCAAAGTACAGCTGAGCCTGAAAAAGAAACCCCAGAAGGTGGGGGTATTTGTGGATTATGAGGAGGGTCGGGTCTCCATTTATGATGTGGATGCCACTGCCAGATCTCACATCTGCTCTTTCACTGGCCACAAATTCAGAGAGAAACTCTATCCATACTTCCACTGTGGGTATCCTGATGGTGAGAGAAACATAGCCCCTCtggtcatctctcctgtcagtcATATGACTGGCCCAGTGCTACATTAG